The Rufibacter sp. DG15C region CCTGTTGGGCCCGCTACGGTTACGGCAATACTGCGCTTTGCCTGCAAGAAAAACCCAAGCACACCATTGCTAGTCTCCATGATTTACTGCCGGTGATAATGCCCACCACTCAATAGGTTTGTGTATTTTGCACTAACCATCATGTAAAGGCCTATGCAGTTCAGGACAGAACTTTCCGTCTCTCAAAGCCCCACTCCTATCTCTCTGGGGCATGGCATACTTACGCTGGGCTCCTGTTTTGCCGAAGTGATTGGTCAAAGGCTTCTTGGTCATAAGGCCAAGGTATTAGTGAACCCATTCGGGACAATCTTCAACCCGTTGTCTGCCCATAGCTTACTAAGAAGGATCATCACCCAGAATGTAGAAGGTTTACAAGGAGGGTTGTTGGAGCGCCAAGGGCAATGGTTTCACTATGATTTCCACTCCTCCTTTACCTCAAGCCAGCCAGAGGCATTACTCCAGCTATTAGAGAAGGCCATTAGTGACGCGCATGCTTTTTTACAGGACACCCAGCACCTGCTGCTCACGTGGGGCACCGCTTTTGTGTATGAACGGCAAGACACAGGGCAATCTGTGTCTAACTGTCACAAAGTGCCGCAAAAGCAATTCAACAAAAGGCTCTTGTCTGTAACAGAGATCACGCAAGACCTACAGGAAACCTTAGATTTGTTGTATTCCCATTTTCCTGCCATGCAGGTGGTTCTGACGGTTAGCCCGGTCAGACATCTCAAAGACACCCTGGAACTGAACAGCGTGAGTAAGAGCACGCTTCGGTTGGCTAGCCATATACTCCAAGAGCAAAACACCCAAGTCTCTTATTTCCCGGCGCATGAATTACTGTTAGATGATTTAAGGGATTACAGGTTCTACAGCTCAGATTTGCTGCACCCGTCCACCATGGCCGAAGAATATATCTGGGACAAGTTTGCGGCAGCTTATCTAGCTGAGGACTTCACTCAATTCTTGCAGGTATGGCAACAGGTCCAGCGGGACTTGGCCCACCGCCCTTTTTCACCGGAAAGCGCTAGTCACCAGAAATTTCTGCACCAATTGCTAACAAAGTTACAGTCTATCTCTTCACAGGTAGATGTGCAAAAAGAAATAGCATCTGTCAAAAGCCAGTTAATATAATCCTTACACCATTTTTGACTTATTTTCCCGAAAACAGGCCAAAAACGGTACCGGTAAATCCTTCATCTCTCAGCTAAGACTAGCCCATAGTTAGGCTTCTTTTCCCTAAAAGATACAAAATCAAGCTAAAAGCCCATCTTACTACCTCCCCCTACTGGTCTGAAAAAAAATAGTTTATCACTTTAAAAAGAACCTAATAATAATCATTAAAGAATTTTCATCTTAAACCCTCATTATAAGCGTTTTTAGCTTTCCATCTCTATTAGGGCGTTGCACTGTAGTAGTATTATTCCGACTTTTGTAAAACTAAAACAGACTTACAATCTGGTCTGCTATTCAACATTTTATCTACCTACAAACCCTTTAAAAATGAAGAAGCTAATGTTGTTGGGTGGTTTGTGGCTGTCATGTGCCGTAACCGCTTTCTCTAATGATGGAAATGACTACTGGGAGCGTTTAAACCGCACGCATCCAGAGGCCAACTTAAAGACCATCTTGAATACTAAGTCCAAGGCAAAAGACCAGAACGTGGCCGGCTACCGTCTGTCTGTTAAATACAACGGGCAGTTTAGAGCCATCAGCGCTGACAATCTGTTATTGCTAGAAAGCCAAGGTATCAAGAAAGGCCAATTGAAAGCCTACAAGTACGAGATTCTTTTCATCTCTGATGGGCAGGAGCTTTGGTTGCCTATGAAAACCATCATGGTAGAGCAATTGCAGTTGGAGTTGGAGAAAGACGAGCCAGTCTTGTTGTATACCTCTGTTCTACAGAACCCAGAGAAGGAAGATTACCGCCAGATGACTTTGATGGTGGAAGACTTTAAAGTCTTGGTAGACTAATCAACTTCTATTTACCGGCGCTTTTTACGACCTTTGTCCCAAAGAGCCCGCTTTGACCCCAGAACTAGAATTTCAAGTACCTATAGATGACGTCCCTGAACGGGTTACCCTGTTCGTGGACGTCATTTTGCCTTTGCCCCTGCCCAAGCTTTACACCTACCGCATCCCCTACCAGATGAACGACGAGGTCTTGGTGGGCGCACGGGTGTTGGTGCAGTTTGGGTCTAAGCGGGTATTGAGTTGCGTGGTGGCCCGCATTCATGAACAACCACCCGCTGAGTACCAGGCCAAGTACCTGCTGGAAGTCATTGATGAGAAGCCCGTGGTCACAGAGCCCCAGCTCAAGCTGTTCATGTGGATGGCCGACTATTACCTCTGCACTTTGGGGGAGGTCATCAATGCGGCCTTGCCCTCGGCGTTGAAGCTAAGCAGTGAGTCCAAGATTCAACTACACCCCAATTTCAAGGAAGAGACCAACGAGTGGCCGCTGTCTACTCATGAGGCCAACATTATCTTTGCCCTAAAGCAGAAGCCGCACCTCACCTTCACAGAGGTGAGTATCCTGTTGCAGCTCACCAGCTTCCATAAAATCATCAAGTCACTCCTGCTCAAGGAGATCATCATCATCTTTGAGGAGATAGCCGAAAAGTATGCGCCCAAGGTAGTCAAGAAAATAAGGCTATCGCCAGCATTCACCACAGATGAGGCCACGCTAGAGGAACTCTTCAACCAACTGGCCGCCAAGCCCAAGCAACTGGACGTGCTGTTAAAGTACATCCAACTGGTGCCGCTTTTGCAGGACTTGAGTCTGAACGAAGCGGGCCTTGAGAAAAACCTCATCACTTCCAATCCGCACCTGTCCCTCTCGGCCATCAATACGCTGATCAAAAACGGTGTGCTGGAGCAGTTTGATACCGTGGTGAGCCGGTTCCCGATGCTGGAGCGTGGGCCTTACGTCATGCCCGAGCTTTCCTCTGCGCAAGCCGCGGCTAGAGATTCAGTATTGGAGTATTTCGGGGACAAGGACACGGTTTTGTTGCATGGCATCACAGGCAGTGGCAAGACTGAGATTTACATTGACCTTATCCAGAAAGCCGTAGAGGCCGGTGGCCAGGTCTTGTACCTGTTACCCGAGATTGCCTTGACCGCCCAGATTGTAACCCGGCTTAAGCGCGTGTTTGGCGACAGGTTGGGCGTGTACCATTCCAAGTTCTCAGACAATGAGCGCGTGGAGGTTTGGAACGGGATTCTGTCGGGGCGCTTTCAGGTGGTGATTGGCGTGAGGTCTTCGGTGTTCCTGCCGTTCCATGGGCTGTCCCTGATTATTGTGGATGAGGAGCATGAGCCTTCTTACAAACAGCATGAGCCGGCGCCCCGTTACAACGCCCGTGAGGTGGCCTTGATCATGGCGCAGTATCACGGCGCTAAAACGCTGTTGGGTTCGGCCACGCCGTCCATAGAGAGCTACTACCATAGCCTGAGCGGCCGCTGGGGGCTGGTGACCTTGTCAGAGCGTTTCGGGGAGGCGACGTTGCCGCAGATTGAGCTGGTGGACGTGCGCCAAGAAGGCCTGAAGAAGAACATGCTCAGCCATTTCTCCCAGAAGCTGGTCCATGCCATTGAAGACACCTTGCACAAGAAAGAGCAGGTCATCCTGTTCCAGAACCGAAGAGGCTACGCCCCTTTCATAGATTGCAACGAGTGCGCCTGGATTCCCAAGTGCCGGAACTGCGCCGTGAGTCTTTCTTACCACAAGTTCTCCAATGAGCTGCGGTGCCATTATTGCGGCTACACAGAACGCAAACCCAACGACTGCCCGGCCTGCGGCTCTACTATGCTGAAGACAGTAGGTTTTGGGACGGAGAAGATTGAGGACGAACTGAAGCTGTTGCTTCCCCAGGCCCGCATCCAGCGCATGGACCTGGACACCACCAAAAAGAAGAATAGCCACCAACAGATCATTGAGGACTTTGAGAACCTCCGTACCGATGTGCTGGTGGGCACCCAGATGGTAACCAAGGGCCTGGACTTTGAGCACGTGAGCTTGGTGGGCATCCTGAGCGCCGACAGCATCATCCATTTCCCGGACTTCAGGGCGCATGAGCGAGCGTTCCAGTTGTTTGTGCAGGTGAGTGGCCGGGCCGGAAGAAAAGGAAAGGCGGGCAAAGTATTGATTCAGACCGCCAATCCCAACCAACCCATCTTCCAGAAGGTGATGGAGAACGACTACATGGGCTTGTACACCCAGGAGATTGCCGAGCGTCAGAAGTTCCGGTATCCGCCGTTTGTGCGCATGATCATGCTCACCATTAAGCACCCAGAGGCCCGTCCGGCTGAGAATGCTGCCATTGCCTTGGCCAAGGAACTCACAGACCGCCTAGGACCTAAATCTGTGCTTGGACCCGAGGCGCCTCACATCTTCAAAATCAGGAATCAGTTCTTGCAGGAAATCCATATTAAGCTGGACCGGGACAGCGGCAACTTAAAGGTGACCAAACAGCAAATACAAGAAGCAGTCTTCCAAGTAGTGCAGAATAAGGAGTTCAAGAACACGCGCGTAGTCATTGACGTGGATCCGGCGTAAGCCAAAAACCTTTGTCCCAGCTTTTCAGACAGTTATCTCCCCAGTCTTGCATTCCCACTCCAGAATGTAGAGTGACGGCGCACTTTTTAGCTTAGAAATATTCTTAGATAGGTCTTCATTTTACCGTTTTAGGCCTGTTTTCTGGAAAATAGCCCAAAAACGATTCCAGTTCATCTGCCTTTTTTTGCCTCTTATCCTGCCCTTGTCCGTCCTCATCCTGAAATACGGCTTTTAACATTTCCTTAACTTCTTGATATGCAACGTTTTTCTGAAATTTGCATCTATATAATCAGAAACGCTTCCGCACGCGGGGCCACTTCTACAGAATTTTTTTTAACCCATTATAACGTATTGCACTATGAAAACTTCACTTACCTCTTTTGTTGCCTGTCTGGCCGTTTGTCTTGGAATGAACCTTGCCCCATCTTTTGCTGGCACAACTCCTAACGGCACCAACACCCGTTCTACCAAAGCCTTCCAGCAGGTTTTAAAAACAGACAACCTACGTATTCTTTCTTTGGAGTTGGCGCCAGGTGAGCAATTGGAGTTCCACGCTTCGCCTGAGCAGGAAGCTTACGCCGCCTCTGCCGGTACCTTGACCGTGGTGGATAGCGATGGGGCCCAGAAGGAAATAAAAGTAAAAGCCGGCGACCGCCTTTGGTCAGACCTTACCTATTTCCAAAATGTGAACACTGGTTCTAACATTTTGAAAATTGTGCTTTTAGAGCGCGCAAAATAAGGTTTCAGAATTTTTTTGAGTTATTTGTTTATCGTCTTAAACCTTAGCGTTTTAGCGCGCGTAAAACAGAGACATTCACACTCTATTTCAGCTTAAAAGTAGTCATTTGCTATCCGCTTGCGCTCTGGCTTAGACTACTTTTAAGCTATTTTTTTGCCCTCTCCAATCGGCTGCCTCTATAGCAAAGTCCATCATCTCCCCCTTAGCTGATTACGCTGACCACCTGTGAAATTGATCGTGCTTCCGGCCTTTCTTACTCCTACTACCTAAAACTTCTTGTCCGGTTCACGCCAGATATATCCGGTTCACTCCGGTTTAGTCTCGGTTCAGTCAGGTAATGGCCCGCTTCTTCTGCTTTGGGTTGTGTAACGCGTTTGGACCCTGCATCTTTGTATCATCAATCAGGAACAACGTCACTGAATTCCCTCTTCAAGGCTTGCTCACAGATTGGTTACTGGCTTATACAGTATAAAAAATTAAGGTTTTTAGAGTTTTGTTTGTTAGTTTGGTGTGAGGAGCCCGGATTTTGTCCGGGCTTATTCATTTTACAGCCTTTCGGTTTCATCCATCTTCTCCCTCCCTCCTTTCCATTTCCGTTTTTGGCCTCTTTTCTGTAAACTAGCCTAAAAACAAGTCTACCCGTTGGGCGTACCCTGTGTATGGAATGGATTAAAATCTTTGACAGTGAGGCCAGTGCCAAGGCCACTATTCCCTTTACCAAAGCCAGAGCCGTGGTAGTGCAGGGCCGGGAGATTTGCGTAGCCCACACCGCCGCCGGTTTGTTTGCCGTAGACAACGTCTGTCCGCACCTAGGTGATGCCCTCAGCCGCGGCACCACCAACTACCTCAATGAGATCATCTGCCCCTGGCACAGCTACCGCTTCCATCTGCAAACCGGCGAAGAATGCCGCGGCCGCACCCAGCCCTTAAAAAGATATGCACTGGAGATTAGAGAAGACGGCGTCTACGTAGAAATGCCCGCCAAAGCGCCTGCTTAAGTTGAATAGCCATTTTTAGCCTCATTCGCAGAAAACAAGCCAAAAACGATAACCCATAAAAAAGGCTCACCAAGTTTGGTGAGCCTTTTTATTTTTCTAGTCCTAGGACTTACAACTTTTGTCTTGATTCCACCACTTACTGGCCTACCATAAACACGGCATTCCCGAACATGAGCTTACCTCCCTGCCAGAAGCCTCTGAACAGTGGGTTGTCCAGCAGATAAACAACTTGGCCGCGGCCCATTTCCTGCACGCCCAGCACCAGGCTGTTTTCAAGTTTATCGGTGACGTTAGCGCCCACAAACCCTGAGGCTGAGGTTGGCTCTTTGACTACGCCTACGTTCCAGCCGTCTTTCATAAAGTGCGGCAAGCTGTTGGTGCGTACCAGTGCATTGTAAATACTTCCGTAGCCGAAGGCCAGTGGATGGGTATTGTCCAGGGCCACTCTAAATACAGAACCTTGCACTTCTTCAGAGATGGACTCACGCTCCCGGTTGGCGTACTTTTTCAAATCGGCCTCTGTAGGCGCTTTTTTGGCAGCCGTTGAATCCGCGGCTTTTTTCTTAAGCGAGAAGTCTGGTTTGTCGGCTAAGAAATTGGCGGCGTTCTCCAGGGCAATCAATCTGCCGCCGGCGCGCACCCAGTCTTTAACTTTGTTGAGGTTCCTCTCTTCCAGAATACGGCCGTAGTTGCCGGTTGGTAAGATGAGCACGTCAAACTCATGCAACGGCACATTACCGAAGTAGTCATTGCCCAGCACCGTCACCGGATAGCCCAACTGCTGCTCAAAGAAATGCCAGATCTCCCCAAAACCGTAAGGACTCACGCCCTCTCCGGTCAATAAGGCTACTCTTGGGGCTTTGATGTACCTGATCTTGCTAGACCCGAAGTCCCCGCCGCTGGTCACAAACCCGGTGGTGCTGGCGGTAACTTTGATGCCCAGAGAATCGGCGGCTTTGGTGACACGCTGGTCGAAGGCAGTGCCTAAGTTTTCATTGCCGGTTCTGGTGATAATTAAAGAGCCTGGTGCGTAAGTTTCATTGTTCAGGACAAACGGCACCTCAGAATAGCGAACGCGTATCTTCGCTTTGAGCAAGGCCGCCAGGAATTTCATGTCTTGCATACCGTTCCAATGGGCCAGGTACGCATACGCGCCGTTGGTGACGGTATTGGTGACTGCCGTGGCTGGCTTTGCGTCCTTCATGCTAACTCTTGAGGTAAAGGCCGCGCCTTTTAAGCCATAGGCATAGGGTAAGGCCCAGGCCGTGATGTCATAGGTCACAGAATCCTCTAACCGCGCGTTGGGGTCAAACAAGACGTTGAGCAAGGTAGATTTAGGTTGGTAGCTGCTAATGACCAAATCACCGGCCTCATATTTGACGCTCTCCGTTTTTCCGTTTTGGTAGTTGAATCCTTTGGCACTTCCAGAACTGCTGGCGTACCCATATTTAATCTGTTGACGGTCTAGGTAATCCGTGAAATCACGCAAACGCCCTTCTTCGCCTTTCATCTTAAACACATAGCTGCGGTAGGTGCCAAACGGCTTAGTCTGACTCTCAGAGAAGAACTTTTTGAATTCCTTCACCACTTGGTCGTGCTTGTCAGACATGGCCTCTACGGTGGCTAAGCTGGCGGTGTAATGGTGGGCAATGCGCTGGCCCAAAGTCAGGCTGTCTCCGTCAGATTTCTGAATGACCACGCCTGCCCGGCCAGAACCTCCTTGCTCATAGGTCATGGCAATGGCGCCCTGGTAGGTGGGCCAAGTGTCGCCATAGCTTGGGTAGAAAAGGTCAAAGCTCTCGCGGGTAAAATACAGCCAGTTGTTTTTGTCAAAGTATTTGCGGTTGTATTCGCCCATCACGTTCTGGAACTCACGCTGCCATTTGGTGATGGCGTCATGGTAGGGCTTAGCCGACGGCGCGAAGTAATATGGGTTGTCAACGCCCTGCTCATGGAAGTCTGCGTGCAATTGCGGCATCCATTGGTTATAGACTACGCCACGCTGCTTAGATTCAATTTGCGTCTGCCAAGCCCAGTCGCGGTTCAGGTCAAAGTAGTAATGGTTAGGTCGTCCGCCGGGCCACGGTTCATTGTGCTCCCAGGCCCACGGCGAGGCATTGGGCTGTTGGTTTCTTACGCGGTTGTACCACTGCGCGTAGCGCTCACGGCCGTCTGGATTCACGCATGGGTCCAGGATGACCACGGTGTTCTCCAGCCACTTCTGGGTCTGGGCGTTGTTAGGATCCAGCAAGTCATGCAACACCTGCAGCACCGCCTCAGAACTCACTGACTCATTGCCATGGATATTGTAACTCAACCACACAATGGCCGGCTGCTTGCCACCCGTAGGCTGACCAGGCATAAGCCCAGCATTCTTCAAGTTGTTAGTTCTAATCTCCTCCAGGCGCTGCATGTTGGCTGGTGATGATATGGTTGCCAACAGCAATGGTCTATTCTCATAGGTTTTACCGTAGGTCTGCAACCTCATCTTGGCTGGATTCTGCGCGGCCAGATGCGTCACGTAGTCCACCAGACGGCTGTGGAAGGTAAACTGGTCGCCTAGCTTGTAGCCCAGAAACTGCTCAGGGGTTTGCATGGTTTGGGCACTGCTTAGCTGCGCCCAGCACAGAAACAAGGCGAGCAACAACCCACACTTGCTGCGGAAATTTATCATAGGTTTGGAAAAGGTAGTGTAGAAATCAGGGAATAAAACAAAGCTCCAAAGTCCGAAAAATTCAGCAGACCACCAACCGTCGTTTTTGGGCTCTTTTACGTAAAACAGGCCAAAAACGACACTGTCTCCTTTATGCTTCCATGAGGTTTGCGCCACCAGTAGTCATCGTAATAAAGAAACGGACTTCTTACGTATCGCAAAAAATAACGGTACCTGTTAGGGGAAACCCAATTGTCATTTGTCTAGATGATGCATGGCGCTCGTATACAGGGTCATTCCAATTGCTAATCACATATTCATTCACTACAAATCCATTCACTATGAAATTAACAAAAGTACTTTTCCTTTTCTTGGCCAGTGTGTCCATGTTGGCTTCCAGCTGTTCAGATGATGACGATGACACCAACAACGGCGCCCTAAAAGACTGCGTGCCTACCCTAGTGACCACCACTGAAGGCGGCGCTACCAACAAAACCACCATTGGGTATAACAATGACCGCCAAATTTCTTCTGTTATGATTGAGGGCGACGGCGCGCTGACGGGTACTGTGGCCTACAGCAATAGCAAGCCATCTAAGTTCACCGTAACTGAAAGCGATTTAGGACCGGGTTCAATTGAGTACACCTACAACAGCACGGGCCAATTAACCCAGATGAACATCTTAAGCTCTTTGTTTGGCAGCAGCCCTGTCATTAGATATACCTTAGAGTACAACGGCGCGGGCCAGGTTTCTAAGATCATCACGTCGCAGGCCAATCCATTTACAGGATCTGGCATGACCCAAACCGAGTATTCTACCTTCACTTATGACAGCAAAGGCAACATCCAGAAAGAGTCTGTGTACACAGGCACTGGCGCCGGTGACCTGGATTATACCATTGACTATACCTATGACAGCTATGTAAACCCCGCCAACGCCTTGGAGAAGTTAATTCGTGGCGTGAGTTCTCCTAATAACATCTTGACGGCTATTACCAAAGGAGCAGACGGCACTGTGTTTCAGGAGGAGTCTTATTCCAATGTTTACAAATACAACTCAGACAACTACCCTACAGAGTTTACGCAAACCCTGCAAAGCGGCACTGTGTTGAATTCTAAAGTAACCTATGACTGCAAATAAGTAGTTAGCGCCACTTTCATCAAAGCCCGTCTCTTCCCAAGAGGCGGGCTTTCTTTTTTTAACGAATGCAGATGCCCACGGCTACCTAAAGAAATGATGGTCTGAAAAGCCCAACTTCGTTTTTGGCTTGGTTTCTAGAAATCAGGCTAAAAACGAAACGCTTGCTGGCTACGGCAGAATTCTCTAATTTCCGGGGTCAACACCAACCAACTCCACTAA contains the following coding sequences:
- the priA gene encoding primosomal protein N', which produces MTPELEFQVPIDDVPERVTLFVDVILPLPLPKLYTYRIPYQMNDEVLVGARVLVQFGSKRVLSCVVARIHEQPPAEYQAKYLLEVIDEKPVVTEPQLKLFMWMADYYLCTLGEVINAALPSALKLSSESKIQLHPNFKEETNEWPLSTHEANIIFALKQKPHLTFTEVSILLQLTSFHKIIKSLLLKEIIIIFEEIAEKYAPKVVKKIRLSPAFTTDEATLEELFNQLAAKPKQLDVLLKYIQLVPLLQDLSLNEAGLEKNLITSNPHLSLSAINTLIKNGVLEQFDTVVSRFPMLERGPYVMPELSSAQAAARDSVLEYFGDKDTVLLHGITGSGKTEIYIDLIQKAVEAGGQVLYLLPEIALTAQIVTRLKRVFGDRLGVYHSKFSDNERVEVWNGILSGRFQVVIGVRSSVFLPFHGLSLIIVDEEHEPSYKQHEPAPRYNAREVALIMAQYHGAKTLLGSATPSIESYYHSLSGRWGLVTLSERFGEATLPQIELVDVRQEGLKKNMLSHFSQKLVHAIEDTLHKKEQVILFQNRRGYAPFIDCNECAWIPKCRNCAVSLSYHKFSNELRCHYCGYTERKPNDCPACGSTMLKTVGFGTEKIEDELKLLLPQARIQRMDLDTTKKKNSHQQIIEDFENLRTDVLVGTQMVTKGLDFEHVSLVGILSADSIIHFPDFRAHERAFQLFVQVSGRAGRKGKAGKVLIQTANPNQPIFQKVMENDYMGLYTQEIAERQKFRYPPFVRMIMLTIKHPEARPAENAAIALAKELTDRLGPKSVLGPEAPHIFKIRNQFLQEIHIKLDRDSGNLKVTKQQIQEAVFQVVQNKEFKNTRVVIDVDPA
- a CDS encoding GSCFA domain-containing protein, which encodes MQFRTELSVSQSPTPISLGHGILTLGSCFAEVIGQRLLGHKAKVLVNPFGTIFNPLSAHSLLRRIITQNVEGLQGGLLERQGQWFHYDFHSSFTSSQPEALLQLLEKAISDAHAFLQDTQHLLLTWGTAFVYERQDTGQSVSNCHKVPQKQFNKRLLSVTEITQDLQETLDLLYSHFPAMQVVLTVSPVRHLKDTLELNSVSKSTLRLASHILQEQNTQVSYFPAHELLLDDLRDYRFYSSDLLHPSTMAEEYIWDKFAAAYLAEDFTQFLQVWQQVQRDLAHRPFSPESASHQKFLHQLLTKLQSISSQVDVQKEIASVKSQLI
- a CDS encoding nitrite reductase (NAD(P)H) small subunit, translating into MEWIKIFDSEASAKATIPFTKARAVVVQGREICVAHTAAGLFAVDNVCPHLGDALSRGTTNYLNEIICPWHSYRFHLQTGEECRGRTQPLKRYALEIREDGVYVEMPAKAPA
- a CDS encoding M14 family metallopeptidase; the protein is MINFRSKCGLLLALFLCWAQLSSAQTMQTPEQFLGYKLGDQFTFHSRLVDYVTHLAAQNPAKMRLQTYGKTYENRPLLLATISSPANMQRLEEIRTNNLKNAGLMPGQPTGGKQPAIVWLSYNIHGNESVSSEAVLQVLHDLLDPNNAQTQKWLENTVVILDPCVNPDGRERYAQWYNRVRNQQPNASPWAWEHNEPWPGGRPNHYYFDLNRDWAWQTQIESKQRGVVYNQWMPQLHADFHEQGVDNPYYFAPSAKPYHDAITKWQREFQNVMGEYNRKYFDKNNWLYFTRESFDLFYPSYGDTWPTYQGAIAMTYEQGGSGRAGVVIQKSDGDSLTLGQRIAHHYTASLATVEAMSDKHDQVVKEFKKFFSESQTKPFGTYRSYVFKMKGEEGRLRDFTDYLDRQQIKYGYASSSGSAKGFNYQNGKTESVKYEAGDLVISSYQPKSTLLNVLFDPNARLEDSVTYDITAWALPYAYGLKGAAFTSRVSMKDAKPATAVTNTVTNGAYAYLAHWNGMQDMKFLAALLKAKIRVRYSEVPFVLNNETYAPGSLIITRTGNENLGTAFDQRVTKAADSLGIKVTASTTGFVTSGGDFGSSKIRYIKAPRVALLTGEGVSPYGFGEIWHFFEQQLGYPVTVLGNDYFGNVPLHEFDVLILPTGNYGRILEERNLNKVKDWVRAGGRLIALENAANFLADKPDFSLKKKAADSTAAKKAPTEADLKKYANRERESISEEVQGSVFRVALDNTHPLAFGYGSIYNALVRTNSLPHFMKDGWNVGVVKEPTSASGFVGANVTDKLENSLVLGVQEMGRGQVVYLLDNPLFRGFWQGGKLMFGNAVFMVGQ